Proteins from a single region of Corylus avellana chromosome ca11, CavTom2PMs-1.0:
- the LOC132166014 gene encoding transcription repressor OFP8 translates to MENRFKLRISRMFRASFGSCRTRNISDVVEKAVFSPQNHQNFHMIEPLSPKPRPFPSICGPKPFQNQENCIIPARNLFPRRKVSEPFSPFASANPDGRNCPPASPTSPLNPFYGQFKQRKGSERTKSKKKKKTTQMKNKHIELFPLTWSSKDKSFGGWWYSSDEEETDTLFSSKSLSSDSSESRRRRSRRKRHETRRRRAGAWSSEIDLVPMQGRVKDSFAVVKRSSDPYNDFRTSMVEMIVEKQIFAAKDLEQLLQCFLSLNSIHHHRVIVEVFTEIWEALFCNRS, encoded by the coding sequence ATGGAAAACCGATTCAAGCTACGAATCTCCCGCATGTTCCGAGCCTCATTCGGTTCGTGTCGGACCCGAAACATCTCTGACGTAGTTGAGAAGGCCGTGTTTTCCCCACAAAACCACCAAAACTTCCACATGATCGAGCCCTTATCCCCTAAGCCTCGACCTTTTCCCTCCATTTGCGGGCCGAAACCGTTTCAAAACCAGGAAAACTGCATAATTCCAGCTAGAAATTTGTTCCCAAGAAGAAAAGTCTCGGAGCCATTTTCGCCTTTCGCTTCGGCCAACCCGGATGGACGAAACTGCCCTCCCGCGTCTCCAACCTCGCCCTTGAATCCCTTCTACGGCCAGTTCAAACAGAGGAAGGGCTCGGAGAGAACTAAgagtaagaagaaaaagaagacgaCCCAGATGAAGAACAAGCACATAGAACTCTTTCCCCTCACCTGGTCTTCTAAGGACAAGAGTTTTGGTGGGTGGTGGTATAGCAGCGATGAAGAAGAGACCGACACCCTTTTCTCTTCCAAGAGCCTCTCTTCCGATTCATCCGAGTCTCGACGACGTCGTTCTCGTCGGAAAAGGCACGAGACTCGGCGGAGAAGGGCGGGGGCTTGGAGTTCCGAAATCGATCTTGTGCCAATGCAGGGGAGAGTGAAGGATAGCTTTGCGGTGGTGAAGAGGTCCAGCGATCCGTACAACGATTTCAGGACGTCAATGGTGGAGATGATAGTTGAGAAGCAGATATTTGCGGCTAAGGATTTGGAGCAGCTCTTACAGTGTTTTCTGTCGCTCAATTCTATTCATCACCATAGGGTCATTGTGGAGGTTTTCACAGAGATTTGGGAGGCTCTGTTTTGTAATAGATCTTAA
- the LOC132166013 gene encoding polyol transporter 5-like: METTETQEPRRNFDHKEGRLNKYTLFCALLASTNSILLGYDIGVMSGAALFIKENLKLTSIEEEILVGTLNVFSLVGSLASGKTSDYIGRRYTIVLAAGAFLMGALLMGLAPSFPVLMVGRVIAGIGVGFALMIAPVYVAELSPSMTRGFLTSLPEVFITFGILLGYVLNYALSGLPEHINWRIMLGLAAIPAIGIGLGVIAMPESPRWLAMQGRVDEAKKVLIKISNTVDEAESRLEEITKAASVLVRSPTASPDSAHESNWQGEGVWKQLLLRPTRPIRRMLIAAIGINFFMQASGNDAVIYYSPEVFKAAGIHSKKKLFGVNVIMGIAKTFFVLLSALYLDRFGRRPLLLLGSAGMAVSLAGLGLGSKFLDHSDSKPTWVTVLCILAVCADVSFFSIGLGPITWVYSSEIFPMRLRAQGSSLAISVNRLVSGVVSMTFLTISKKITFGGMFFVLAGIMVVGTVFFYVFLPETKGKSLEEIGALFEDKHTKNDDMEKAIPVA, encoded by the exons ATGGAGACCACCGAGACCCAAGAACCAAGGCGTAATTTTGACCATAAAGAGGGTCGGCTCAACAAATACACACTCTTCTGTGCTCTTTTGGCCTCCACAAATTCCATTCTTTTGGGCTATG ATATTGGGGTGATGAGTGGGGCAGCGCTGTTCATCaaagaaaaccttaaactcACATCAATCGAAGAGGAAATCTTGGTGGGTACACTAAACGTGTTTTCTTTGGTGGGATCACTCGCTTCCGGCAAGACTTCCGACTACATAGGCAGGCGTTACACTATAGTTTTGGCCGCGGGAGCTTTTCTAATGGGTGCGCTTTTGATGGGCCTAGCCCCATCGTTCCCAGTCCTCATGGTGGGCCGCGTTATTGCCGGCATCGGCGTTGGCTTTGCCCTCATGATCGCTCCCGTCTACGTCGCCGAGCTCTCCCCCTCCATGACCCGCGGTTTCCTCACTTCCCTGCCTGAAGTTTTCATCACCTTCGGCATCCTACTTGGCTACGTGCTCAACTACGCCTTATCTGGTCTCCCAGAACACATAAATTGGAGAATAATGCTGGGTCTCGCAGCAATTCCAGCCATCGGTATCGGCCTAGGTGTCATCGCAATGCCGGAGTCGCCTCGTTGGCTTGCCATGCAAGGCCGCGTGGACGAAGCAAAAAAGgttttgattaaaatatcaaacacTGTTGATGAAGCTGAATCCAGACTTGAGGAAATAACCAAAGCGGCGTCGGTTTTGGTGAGGAGCCCAACTGCCAGCCCAGATTCGGCCCATGAAAGCAATTGGCAAGGAGAAGGGGTTTGGAAGCAGCTTTTGTTAAGGCCCACTAGGCCCATTAGACGGATGCTTATTGCTGCTATTGGAATCAACTTCTTCATGCAAGCTTCTGGGAACGACGCCGTTATATACTACAGCCCTGAAGTGTTCAAGGCTGCGGGGATTCATAGTAAGAAAAAACTGTTTGGTGTTAATGTCATTATGGGCATTGCCAAGACATTCTTTGTGTTGCTCTCGGCCCTCTACTTGGACAGGTTCGGGAGGCGGCCCCTTTTGTTGCTGGGTTCGGCTGGGATGGCCGTCTCGTTGGCTGGGCTCGGCTTGGGCTCAAAGTTTCTCGACCACTCCGATAGTAAGCCGACATGGGTCACTGTATTGTGCATTCTGGCCGTGTGTGCTGACGTGTCATTCTTCTCAATTGGGCTTGGGCCCATCACATGGGTCTACTCGTCGGAGATTTTTCCTATGAGGTTACGGGCCCAAGGTTCGAGCCTGGCCATTTCGGTCAACCGGTTGGTGAGTGGGGTGGTGTCAATGACGTTTTTGACCATTTCCAAGAAGATTACTTTTGGGGGAATGTTTTTTGTGCTTGCGGGAATAATGGTGGTGGGCACGgtgttcttttatgtgtttttgcCGGAGACAAAGGGCAAGAGCTTAGAAGAAATAGGAGCTCTATTTGAGGATAAACATACAAAGAATGATGACATGGAAAAGGCAATTCCGGTAGCATAG
- the LOC132165878 gene encoding probable polyol transporter 6, with product MQFSSAREPEKRHDYHLIPDSGSALPVETDLKNERRRREGAPHHKDDVPEDIPLHRKAYLNKYALAGAVLASTNSILLGYDIGVMSGAVLFIRENLNVTSTQIEILVGSLNVCSLIGSLASGKTSDCIGRRYTIVLAATTFLIGALLMGFAPSFSFLMAGRLVAGIGVGYSLMIAPVYVAELSPDLTRGFLTSLPEVFINVGILLGYIANYTLSGLPPHINWRIMLGLAAFPAIAVAVGVLAMPESPRWLVMKGRLGEAKQVLIHVSETKEEAEGRLADMVKDASFSGHGASSSNWHGQGVWKELLLRPTRPIRRILIAAIGVNFFMQASGNDAVVYYSPEVFRAAGIHNKKQLVGVTVIMGIAKTSFVLISAFFLDRFGRRPLLLLGSVGMAVSLAGLGLGSKFLEYSNSKPGWAIALCVVAVCAAVSFFSIGLGPITWVYSSEIFPSRLRAQGSSLAISVNRLVSGLVAMTFLSISREITFGGMFFALAGIMVLGTVFFYYHLPETKGKSLEEIGALFEDEVHDQKS from the exons ATGCAATTCAGTTCTGCTCGAGAACCAGAGAAGCGCCATGACTACCACTTAATTCCTGATTCAGGATCCGCTTTGCCTGTGGAAACTGATCTGAAGAacgaaagaagaagaagagaaggagcACCGCATCACAAAGACGATGTCCCAGAGGATATTCCCCTGCATAGAAAGGCTTACCTCAACAAATACGCACTCGCCGGCGCCGTTTTGGCTTCCACAAACTCTATTCTATTGGGCTACG ATATTGGGGTGATGAGTGGCGCAGTGCTTTTCATCAGGGAGAACCTGAATGTTACATCAACACAAATTGAGATCTTGGTGGGTTCTCTAAATGTGTGTTCTTTGATCGGATCGCTTGCCTCAGGCAAGACTTCTGATTGCATCGGCCGGCGTTACACCATTGTCCTAGCAGCAACCACATTTCTTATAGGTGCGCTTCTTATGGGATTTGCACCCTCTTTCTCATTCCTCATGGCCGGACGGTTAGTTGCTGGCATCGGAGTCGGCTACTCCCTTATGATTGCTCCTGTGTACGTGGCTGAGCTCTCCCCAGATCTTACTCGAGGCTTTCTCACCTCCCTCCCTGAAGTCTTCATCAATGTCGGAATCCTTCTCGGTTACATTGCTAATTACACGTTATCAG GTCTTCCACCGCATATAAACTGGAGAATAATGCTTGGACTCGCGGCTTTTCCGGCGATTGCCGTTGCGGTGGGTGTATTGGCAATGCCAGAGTCACCGAGGTGGCTGGTCATGAAAGGCCGCTTAGGAGAAGCAAAGCAGGTTTTAATCCATGTGTCGGAAACCAAAGAGGAAGCTGAAGGGAGATTAGCAGACATGGTGAAAGATGCTTCTTTCTCCGGCCATGGTGCTTCTTCAAGCAACTGGCACGGGCAAGGCGTTTGGAAAGAGCTACTGTTAAGACCGACTCGACCCATCCGCCGGATTCTCATAGCTGCCATTGGGGTGAACTTCTTTATGCAAGCTTCCGGCAATGATGCGGTTGTGTATTACAGCCCGGAAGTTTTCAGGGCCGCCGGAATTCACAACAAGAAACAGCTTGTCGGCGTTACGGTAATAATGGGGATTGCAAAGACATCCTTTGTTCTAATATCAGCCTTCTTCTTGGACCGATTCGGCAGGAGGCCGCTGTTGCTGTTGGGCTCAGTCGGCATGGCCGTCTCACTAGCTGGGCTGGGCCTGGGCTCGAAATTTCTAGAGTATTCCAATAGCAAGCCGGGCTGGGCCATCGCGTTGTGCGTGGTGGCTGTGTGTGCTGCAGTTTCCTTCTTCTCTATTGGGCTTGGGCCCATTACATGGGTTTACTCGTCGGAGATCTTCCCATCGAGGTTAAGGGCCCAAGGCTCGAGCCTGGCGATTTCGGTGAACCGGCTGGTGAGTGGGTTGGTGGCCATGACATTTCTAAGCATTTCCAGGGAGATAACATTTGGGGGAATGTTTTTTGCTCTCGCCGGAATCATGGTTTTGGGCACGGTTTTCTTTTACTACCACCTGCCGGAAACCAAAGGGAAGAGCTTAGAAGAGATTGGGGCTCTCTTTGAGGATGAAGTTCATGATCAgaaatcataa
- the LOC132166493 gene encoding F-box protein CPR1-like, translating to MAAPSTSTLPPEFIAEILAELPVKSLVRFLCVSKLWYAMIKNPDFIRKHLKRSIETNRERTLIVEDCKRLHNADPLFLKFEDKNRRPPDYYSVRFHDDGRFDRAVRIYQPLRHKRAKGTLVYSCNGLVCLYNMESEITIWNPLIRKHKKLPFEPINVPSGFEKDGSYSVWNSPAMWSELAFGHDPVNDDYKVVKVSKFSNWRESVFEVKVYSLRSHSWKSVRDKWPKKDSSIASKPAFLNGALHWLAVSKKRRSLEMLIALDLATEKFQTYKTPFKNVSDFSKPDMEVLGGYLCVCGNEYLESGNMSVWVMNKYGVESSWTRLYTILREAVPWAFEYCKPLVFSKNGEKLLMHPDFDNLFWYDIKEKICSKVEIVGMPDMSRTATCVGSLVLLDGDSVIDVDLEEREPDNEAW from the exons ATGGCTGCTCCGTCGACGTCGACTTTACCGCCCGAGTTTATAGCGGAAATACTTGCAGAATTACCCGTCAAGAGTCTCGTGCGTTTTTTGTGCGTCTCCAAGTTATGGTATGCCATGATAAAAAATCCGGATTTCATAAGGAAGCATCTCAAGCGCTCCATCGAGACCAACAGGGAACGCACGCTCATTGTCGAGGACTGCAAGCGCCTTCACAATGCGGATCCCTTGTTTCTGAAATTTGAGGACAAGAACCGTCGCCCACCGGACTACTACTCGGTACGCTTTCACGACGATGGTCGGTTCGATAGAGCCGTGCGAATCTACCAGCCACTGCGCCACAAAAGAGCAAAAGGCACACTCGTGTACTCTTGCAACGGCCTGGTTTGCCTCTACAACATGGAGAGTGAGATTACGATTTGGAACCCGTTAATAAGAAAGCATAAGAAATTACCTTTTGAGCCTATCAATGTCCCTTCAGGTTTCGAGAAAGATGGCTCTTATTCTGTCTGGAACTCTCCGGCTATGTGGTCGGAGTTAGCATTTGGGCACGATCCAGTTAACGACGACTATAAGGTGGTTAAGGTCTCGAAATTTTCTAATTGGCGTGAGTCTGTATTTGAAGTCAAGGTATATAGTCTGAGATCGCATTCTTGGAAGAGTGTCAGAGATAAATGGCCTAAAAAGGATTCATCGATTGCTTCCAAGCCTGCTTTCTTGAACGGTGCTCTGCATTGGTTGGCTGTTTCCAAAAAGCGCAGGTCTCTGGAAATGCTTATTGCTTTGGATCTTGCTACAGAAAAATTCCAGACGTATAAGACCCCGTTTAAGAATGTTTCTGATTTTTCAAAGCCCGATATGGAGGTGTTGGGAGGATATCTCTGTGTTTGCGGGAATGAATATCTGGAGTCTGGCAATATGAGTGTTTGGGTGATGAACAAGTATGGGGTAGAGAGCTCCTGGACTCGGCTCTATACTATTTTGCGGGAGGCAGTGCCATGGGCGTTTGAGTACTGTAAGCCTTTAGTGTTTTCGAAGAACGGTGAGAAGCTTCTGATGCACCCGGACTTTGACAATCTCTTTTGGTATGACATAAAAGAGAAGATATGCAGCAAGGTTGAGATTGTGGGTATGCCGGATATGTCTCGGACGGCGACTTGTGTGGGAAGCCTTGTTCTTCTCGATGGTGATAGTGTTATTGATGTCGACTTGGAAGAAAGGGAACCAGACAATGAG GCATGGTAA
- the LOC132166546 gene encoding F-box protein CPR1-like, whose translation MWSKFAFGHDPVNDDYKVVRVSELRNWHERVFEVKIYSLRTNSWKRVEHKWPKNDSPIASKPAFLNGAVHWLATKCHRSLKILIALDLATEKFWMYKTPFKLVSFLSVPDLEVLGGCLCVCVNEFMESITVWVMKEYGLASSWTRLYTIRLEAHHNCKPLAFSKNGEKVLMQQDFDNLFWYDIEEETSSEVEIVGMPEMFRTATCVGSLVLLDGDSVLDVDLEEGGLLYELWW comes from the exons ATGTGGTCGAAATTTGCATTTGGGCACGATCCAGTTAACGACGACTACAAGGTGGTGAGGGTGTCGGAATTGCGTAATTGGCATGAGCGGGTTTTTGAAGTCAAGATATATAGCCTGAGAACGAATTCTTGGAAGAGGGTCGAACATAAATGGCCTAAAAACGATTCACCGATTGCTTCCAAGCCTGCTTTCTTGAACGGTGCTGTGCATTGGTTGGCTACTAAATGCCACAGGTCTCTGAAGATACTTATTGCTTTGGATCTTGCCACCGAAAAGTTCTGGATGTATAAGACTCCGTTTAAGTTGGTCAGTTTTTTATCAGTGCCCGATTTGGAGGTCCTGGGAGGCTGTCTATGTGTTTGCGTAAACGAATTTATGGAGTCTATCACTGTTTGGGTGATGAAGGAGTATGGGTTGGCGAGCTCCTGGACTCGGCTCTATACTATTAGGCTGGAGGCACATCACAACTGTAAGCCTTTAGCATTTTCGAAGAATGGCGAGAAGGTTTTGATGCAGCAGGACTTCGACAATCTCTTTTGGTATGACATAGAAGAGGAGACAAGCAGCGAGGTTGAGATTGTGGGTATGCCGGAAATGTTTCGGACGGCGACTTGTGTGGGAAGCCTTGTTCTACTCGATGGTGATAGTGTGCTTGATGTCGACTTAGAAGAAGGGGGACTACTCTATGAG TTATGGTGGTAA
- the LOC132166518 gene encoding F-box protein CPR1-like isoform X1 — MAPPSMSTLPPDFIAEILTELPVKSLVRFMCVSKSFNALINDPYFIKKHLKRSIETNRERTLIVEDCKRLHNADPLFLKFEDKKRRPPDYYSVRFHEDGRFDRAVQIFQPLRHERAKGSVVYSCNGLVCLYNLESEITIWNPLIRKYKNLPFEPIDVPSGFEKDGSYSVRNSPATWSQLAFGHDPVSDDYKVVKVSELCKGRLRSFEVKVYSLRANSWRRVKDKWPIKSSVIGSKPAFLNGALHWLAKMRRSLEMLVALDLATEKFQKYRTPFKYVFGVSEPDLVVLGGYLCVFMTESLKPHNITVWVMRKYGVESSWTLLYTIVCGPCGAVPRPFRYCKPLAFAKNGKKILMQQDFDKLFWYDIKEDTCSKFEIVGMPDMFRTATCVGSLVLLDGDSVIDVDIEDGEPEDEVASEALGCLSTGDVIMVDYI, encoded by the exons ATGGCACCTCCGTCAATGTCCACTCTCCCGCCTGATTTTATCGCGGAAATACTTACCGAGTTACCCGTCAAGAGTCTCGTACGCTTTATGTGCGTTTCGAAGTCATTCAACGCCCTGATTAACGATCCATATTTCATAAAGAAGCATCTCAAGCGCTCCATCGAGACCAACAGGGAACGCACGCTCATTGTCGAGGACTGCAAGCGCCTTCACAATGCGGATCCCTTGTTTCTGAAATTTGAGGACAAGAAACGTCGCCCACCGGACTACTACTCGGTACGCTTTCACGAAGATGGTCGGTTCGATAGAGCTGTGCAAATCTTCCAGCCACTGCGCCATGAAAGAGCAAAAGGCTCAGTTGTGTACTCTTGCAACGGTCTGGTTTGCCTCTACAACTTGGAGAGTGAGATTACGATTTGGAATCCGTTAATAAGAAAGTATAAGAATTTACCTTTTGAGCCTATCGATGTCCCTTCAGGTTTCGAGAAAGATGGCTCTTATTCTGTCAGGAACTCTCCGGCTACGTGGTCACAGTTAGCATTTGGGCACGATCCGGTTAGCGACGACTACAAGGTGGTGAAGGTCTCGGAATTGTGTAAGGGGCGTCTGCGGTCATTTGAAGTCAAGGTATATAGTCTGAGAGCGAATTCTTGGAGGAGGGTCAAAGATAAATGGCCAATAAAGAGTTCAGTGATTGGTTCCAAGCCTGCTTTCTTGAACGGTGCTCTGCATTGGTTGGCTAAAATGCGCAGGTCTCTGGAGATGCTCGTTGCTTTGGATCTTGCTACCGAAAAATTCCAGAAGTATAGGACCCCGTTTAAGtatgtttttggtgtttcagAGCCCGATTTGGTGGTCTTGGGGGGATATCTATGTGTTTTTATGACTGAATCTCTGAAGCCTCACAATATCACTGTTTGGGTGATGAGGAAGTATGGGGTGGAGAGCTCCTGGACTCTGCTCTATACTATTGTGTGTGGCCCGTGTGGGGCAGTGCCTCGGCCGTTTCGCTACTGTAAGCCTTTAGCTTTTGCGAAGAATGGTAAGAAGATTCTGATGCAGCAGGACTTTGACAAGCTCTTTTGGTATGACATAAAAGAGGACACATGCAGCAAGTTTGAGATTGTGGGTATGCCGGATATGTTTCGGACGGCGACTTGTGTGGGAAGCCTTGTTCTGCTCGATGGTGATAGTGTGATTGATGTCGACATAGAAGACGGGGAGCCAGAGGACGAG GTTGCATCTGAAGCTTTGGGATGTCTAAGCACAGGTGATGTGATAATGGTTGATTACATATGA
- the LOC132166518 gene encoding F-box protein CPR1-like isoform X2, with the protein MAPPSMSTLPPDFIAEILTELPVKSLVRFMCVSKSFNALINDPYFIKKHLKRSIETNRERTLIVEDCKRLHNADPLFLKFEDKKRRPPDYYSVRFHEDGRFDRAVQIFQPLRHERAKGSVVYSCNGLVCLYNLESEITIWNPLIRKYKNLPFEPIDVPSGFEKDGSYSVRNSPATWSQLAFGHDPVSDDYKVVKVSELCKGRLRSFEVKVYSLRANSWRRVKDKWPIKSSVIGSKPAFLNGALHWLAKMRRSLEMLVALDLATEKFQKYRTPFKYVFGVSEPDLVVLGGYLCVFMTESLKPHNITVWVMRKYGVESSWTLLYTIVCGPCGAVPRPFRYCKPLAFAKNGKKILMQQDFDKLFWYDIKEDTCSKFEIVGMPDMFRTATCVGSLVLLDGDSVIDVDIEDGEPEDELTGTRRLHLKLWDV; encoded by the exons ATGGCACCTCCGTCAATGTCCACTCTCCCGCCTGATTTTATCGCGGAAATACTTACCGAGTTACCCGTCAAGAGTCTCGTACGCTTTATGTGCGTTTCGAAGTCATTCAACGCCCTGATTAACGATCCATATTTCATAAAGAAGCATCTCAAGCGCTCCATCGAGACCAACAGGGAACGCACGCTCATTGTCGAGGACTGCAAGCGCCTTCACAATGCGGATCCCTTGTTTCTGAAATTTGAGGACAAGAAACGTCGCCCACCGGACTACTACTCGGTACGCTTTCACGAAGATGGTCGGTTCGATAGAGCTGTGCAAATCTTCCAGCCACTGCGCCATGAAAGAGCAAAAGGCTCAGTTGTGTACTCTTGCAACGGTCTGGTTTGCCTCTACAACTTGGAGAGTGAGATTACGATTTGGAATCCGTTAATAAGAAAGTATAAGAATTTACCTTTTGAGCCTATCGATGTCCCTTCAGGTTTCGAGAAAGATGGCTCTTATTCTGTCAGGAACTCTCCGGCTACGTGGTCACAGTTAGCATTTGGGCACGATCCGGTTAGCGACGACTACAAGGTGGTGAAGGTCTCGGAATTGTGTAAGGGGCGTCTGCGGTCATTTGAAGTCAAGGTATATAGTCTGAGAGCGAATTCTTGGAGGAGGGTCAAAGATAAATGGCCAATAAAGAGTTCAGTGATTGGTTCCAAGCCTGCTTTCTTGAACGGTGCTCTGCATTGGTTGGCTAAAATGCGCAGGTCTCTGGAGATGCTCGTTGCTTTGGATCTTGCTACCGAAAAATTCCAGAAGTATAGGACCCCGTTTAAGtatgtttttggtgtttcagAGCCCGATTTGGTGGTCTTGGGGGGATATCTATGTGTTTTTATGACTGAATCTCTGAAGCCTCACAATATCACTGTTTGGGTGATGAGGAAGTATGGGGTGGAGAGCTCCTGGACTCTGCTCTATACTATTGTGTGTGGCCCGTGTGGGGCAGTGCCTCGGCCGTTTCGCTACTGTAAGCCTTTAGCTTTTGCGAAGAATGGTAAGAAGATTCTGATGCAGCAGGACTTTGACAAGCTCTTTTGGTATGACATAAAAGAGGACACATGCAGCAAGTTTGAGATTGTGGGTATGCCGGATATGTTTCGGACGGCGACTTGTGTGGGAAGCCTTGTTCTGCTCGATGGTGATAGTGTGATTGATGTCGACATAGAAGACGGGGAGCCAGAGGACGAG TTAACTGGAACTCGCAGGTTGCATCTGAAGCTTTGGGATGTCTAA